The following proteins are encoded in a genomic region of Streptomyces sp. SLBN-31:
- a CDS encoding oligosaccharide flippase family protein has protein sequence MDIARAPDSATGETGDVPAAPAPAPPATASLGRKVRSAARWSLINTVVLRLGNFATGIVLARFALGPAEWGVYGIAQTVLLVLLSANELGVGLAIVRWEGDARRFAPTVLTLSTLSSGLLYVALFAAAPTVAGLLGSPHAAGVLRVMCLCVLIDGVAQVPGGFLTREFAQGRRMIIDGLNFVLGTAVTLLLAFEGWGAMSFAVGAVVGNVVTLIGCALAAPGTLKFGWNGEQARALLRFGLPLAGASMLALAVVNVDTMVVGATLGSVSLGFYVLAFNISGWPVRIISEAARRVSFAGFSRLADSPQALAQGFSRALGVLITGTVPLCVLLAGLAEPLIRTIYGDRWAPAAAALPWLMVLGLIRIGGELAYDCLVAVGQRRSLFLVQGLWLVSLVPVLLAAAHLNGIVGVSQGHVLVAGGLVVPVFLIALRRGGIGLGRIARACAWPFLGGAVMALIILGLERMLGDGRLALLAIGTIALAGYTLCVLPSRDFLRGVDRPHRGRHRSTAPSALPDRT, from the coding sequence ATGGACATCGCCCGCGCACCGGACAGCGCGACCGGTGAGACGGGCGACGTACCCGCTGCTCCCGCTCCCGCACCTCCCGCCACCGCCTCCCTCGGCCGCAAGGTCCGCTCCGCGGCCCGCTGGAGCCTGATCAACACCGTCGTCCTGCGCCTGGGCAACTTCGCCACCGGCATCGTCCTGGCGCGCTTCGCCCTCGGCCCCGCGGAATGGGGCGTGTACGGCATCGCCCAGACGGTGCTGCTGGTCCTGCTGTCCGCGAACGAACTGGGCGTGGGCCTGGCCATCGTGCGCTGGGAGGGCGACGCGCGGCGGTTCGCGCCGACCGTGCTGACCCTCAGCACCCTCTCCAGCGGCCTGCTGTACGTGGCACTGTTCGCGGCGGCCCCGACGGTGGCCGGACTGCTCGGCTCGCCGCACGCCGCGGGCGTGCTGCGGGTGATGTGCCTGTGCGTGCTGATCGACGGGGTGGCGCAGGTCCCCGGCGGCTTCCTGACCCGCGAGTTCGCCCAGGGCAGGCGAATGATCATCGACGGGCTCAACTTCGTGCTCGGCACGGCGGTGACCCTGCTGCTGGCCTTCGAGGGCTGGGGCGCGATGAGCTTCGCCGTGGGGGCCGTCGTGGGGAACGTCGTGACGCTGATCGGCTGCGCGCTGGCGGCGCCGGGCACCCTGAAATTCGGCTGGAACGGCGAACAGGCCCGGGCGCTGCTGCGGTTCGGGCTTCCGCTGGCCGGGGCGAGCATGCTGGCCCTCGCGGTGGTCAACGTCGACACCATGGTGGTGGGCGCGACGCTGGGCAGCGTCTCCCTCGGCTTCTACGTCCTCGCCTTCAACATCTCCGGCTGGCCCGTACGGATCATCTCCGAGGCCGCCCGCCGGGTGTCCTTCGCCGGGTTCTCCCGGCTGGCCGACTCGCCGCAGGCACTCGCCCAGGGATTCAGCCGCGCCCTGGGCGTGCTGATCACCGGCACGGTCCCGCTGTGCGTCCTGCTGGCGGGACTCGCGGAGCCGCTCATCCGGACAATCTACGGCGACCGGTGGGCCCCCGCCGCCGCGGCCCTGCCCTGGCTGATGGTCCTCGGCCTGATCCGCATCGGCGGCGAACTCGCCTACGACTGCCTGGTGGCGGTCGGACAGCGCCGCTCGCTCTTCCTGGTGCAGGGTCTGTGGCTGGTCTCCCTCGTCCCGGTGCTCCTCGCCGCCGCCCACCTCAACGGCATCGTCGGCGTCTCCCAGGGCCATGTCCTGGTGGCCGGCGGCCTGGTGGTGCCCGTCTTCCTGATCGCTCTGCGCCGGGGCGGCATCGGCCTCGGACGCATCGCCCGGGCGTGCGCCTGGCCCTTCCTCGGCGGGGCCGTGATGGCTTTGATCATCCTCGGTCTGGAGCGCATGCTGGGCGACGGACGGCTCGCGCTCCTCGCCATCGGCACCATCGCCCTGGCCGGCTACACGCTGTGCGTCCTGCCCAGCCGCGACTTCCTGCGCGGCGTGGACCGGCCCCACCGCGGACGGCACCGGTCGACGGCACCGTCCGCCCTCCCCGACAGGACATGA
- a CDS encoding Wzz/FepE/Etk N-terminal domain-containing protein: MDLAEIFRVLRRRWYVLLPGLLLTAALIVGVVVLVPVSYQSQSTVVLLNSQKATVAYDGNPFLSTQTSLTGMADSLARNLNSDDSLRDLKARGATGTFEAKLADNAQGPLLWLTVTGTDKAAVLSSDKILTAYAEERLDQFQKQQSVAPKAMIRMTTIVSPQNPVAQTKTRLEYLIMAGAVGLVVTLVAAFYMEARKRPRAPEPQAPPEGPRQPGATAAASPAAEEPVAEEPFVREGAVEETLAIRRPPSWSRSAGDGRASAETDAPRPAMAVASAAEPLDEESTHGHRPRTGQRDR, encoded by the coding sequence ATGGATCTCGCTGAGATCTTCCGGGTGCTGCGCAGGCGCTGGTACGTCCTGCTGCCCGGACTGCTGCTGACCGCCGCCCTGATCGTCGGTGTCGTCGTGCTGGTGCCGGTCAGCTACCAGTCGCAGAGCACGGTGGTCCTGCTCAACTCCCAGAAGGCCACCGTCGCCTACGACGGCAACCCCTTCCTCAGCACGCAGACCTCGCTCACCGGCATGGCCGACAGCCTGGCCCGCAACCTCAACTCCGACGACTCGCTGCGGGACCTCAAGGCCCGTGGCGCCACGGGCACGTTCGAGGCGAAGCTCGCCGACAACGCGCAGGGGCCGCTGCTGTGGCTCACCGTCACCGGCACCGACAAGGCGGCCGTCCTGTCCTCGGACAAGATCCTGACCGCTTACGCCGAGGAACGGCTGGACCAGTTCCAGAAGCAGCAGTCGGTCGCGCCGAAGGCCATGATCCGCATGACGACCATCGTCTCCCCGCAGAACCCGGTGGCCCAGACCAAGACCCGGCTGGAGTACCTGATCATGGCGGGTGCCGTGGGCCTGGTGGTCACCCTGGTCGCCGCCTTCTACATGGAGGCCCGCAAGAGGCCGCGCGCGCCCGAGCCGCAGGCCCCGCCCGAGGGGCCGCGGCAGCCGGGGGCGACCGCCGCCGCCTCTCCCGCCGCCGAGGAACCGGTCGCGGAGGAGCCGTTCGTGCGGGAGGGGGCCGTGGAGGAGACGCTCGCCATCCGGCGCCCGCCGAGCTGGTCACGGTCCGCCGGGGACGGCCGGGCCTCCGCCGAGACCGACGCGCCCCGGCCCGCCATGGCCGTGGCGTCCGCCGCCGAGCCGCTCGACGAGGAGTCGACCCATGGACATCGCCCGCGCACCGGACAGCGCGACCGGTGA
- the wecB gene encoding non-hydrolyzing UDP-N-acetylglucosamine 2-epimerase, translated as MPRIVCVAGARPNYMKIKPVMDALERRGAEVLLVHTGQHYDPAMNDVFFADLGIRPPDRFLGVGSGTHAEQTGRVMTAFEPLLEEVCPDIVVVVGDINSTLACALVTAKAGPLLAHVEAGLRSRDWSMPEEVNRVATDRVADHLLAPSPDAVENLRAEGYREDQIHLVGNVMIDTLLANLERARASGVLARHGLTRGEFGLVTLHRPANVDDPAVLTGLLKALGEIAGRCPLLLPVHPRAAGRLAEIGVPGGIRLVPPAGYLDFIALQDAARVVLTDSGGVQEETTALGVPCVTLRDNTERPITVEQGTNVLAGRDPARIVATVNRVLDDPPAPRRPELWDGRASDRIADVLLDGGTASTRPRPTDLPRPKSADRPRPEDRTLPI; from the coding sequence ATGCCGCGCATCGTGTGCGTCGCCGGAGCGCGCCCCAACTACATGAAGATCAAACCGGTGATGGACGCCCTGGAACGCCGGGGCGCCGAGGTCCTCCTCGTCCACACCGGCCAGCACTACGACCCGGCCATGAACGACGTGTTCTTCGCCGACCTCGGCATCCGCCCGCCCGACCGCTTCCTGGGGGTCGGCTCCGGCACCCACGCCGAGCAGACCGGCCGGGTGATGACGGCGTTCGAGCCGCTGCTGGAGGAGGTGTGCCCGGACATCGTGGTCGTGGTCGGCGACATCAACTCCACGCTGGCCTGCGCGCTGGTCACCGCCAAGGCCGGCCCGCTGCTGGCCCACGTCGAAGCCGGTCTGCGCAGCCGGGACTGGAGCATGCCCGAGGAGGTCAACCGGGTCGCCACCGACCGCGTCGCGGACCACCTGCTGGCCCCCTCCCCCGACGCCGTGGAGAACCTGCGCGCGGAGGGGTACCGGGAGGACCAGATCCATCTGGTCGGCAACGTCATGATCGACACGCTGCTGGCCAACCTGGAGCGGGCACGCGCCTCCGGCGTGCTCGCCCGACACGGGCTTACCCGGGGCGAGTTCGGGCTCGTCACGCTGCACCGACCGGCCAACGTGGACGATCCCGCCGTACTCACCGGACTGTTGAAGGCACTCGGCGAGATCGCCGGGCGCTGCCCGCTGCTGCTGCCCGTGCATCCGCGCGCGGCCGGGCGGCTCGCCGAGATCGGTGTCCCCGGCGGCATCCGGCTCGTACCGCCCGCCGGCTACCTGGACTTCATCGCGCTGCAGGACGCCGCCCGGGTCGTGCTCACCGACTCCGGCGGTGTGCAGGAGGAGACCACCGCACTGGGCGTGCCGTGCGTGACGCTGCGGGACAACACCGAGCGCCCCATCACCGTGGAGCAGGGCACCAATGTGCTGGCCGGCCGGGATCCGGCGCGGATCGTGGCCACGGTCAACCGGGTGCTGGACGATCCGCCCGCCCCCCGCCGGCCCGAGTTGTGGGACGGCCGCGCCAGCGACCGCATCGCCGACGTACTGCTGGACGGAGGCACCGCGAGCACCCGGCCGCGGCCCACCGACCTCCCCCGGCCGAAATCCGCCGACCGGCCCAGACCCGAGGATCGAACGCTCCCCATATGA